The following coding sequences are from one Musa acuminata AAA Group cultivar baxijiao chromosome BXJ1-6, Cavendish_Baxijiao_AAA, whole genome shotgun sequence window:
- the LOC135677809 gene encoding uncharacterized protein LOC135677809: MAPYRSFFHITRYCSGRDGERRKNGEDREVVVSIDFISLSGTVHRQQKNSVVRVVLAGGMVELYAGAVSAHLVMEKYPGLCLTRPDVFRRPHESLVSPKERLLPGQKFYLVPRSTVKKLRQNIRNGPEEGLGAAAVEEASVRDAEEREELSDESVCSAKDFYVSKETWAECFLKRFEKGAEQHKQNKPFTPPFKKVKQQIGTLGGWKPSLSSVKELSP, translated from the coding sequence ATGGCACCCTACAGAAGCTTCTTCCATATCACTCGCTATTGCAGTGGACGAGACggggagaggaggaagaatgGCGAAGATAGAGAAGTGGTTGTATCAATAGACTTCATCTCGCTGTCAGGTACAGTGCATCGGCAGCAGAAGAATTCTGTGGTGAGGGTGGTTCTTGCAGGTGGGATGGTTGAACTTTATGCAGGTGCAGTTTCAGCGCATTTGGTGATGGAGAAGTACCCAGGACTATGCCTCACGAGGCCGGACGTCTTCAGGAGACCCCATGAATCCCTTGTGAGCCCCAAGGAAAGGCTACTTCCGGGCCAGAAGTTCTACCTTGTGCCGCGATCGACGGTGAAGAAGCTGAGACAAAACATTCGTAATGGTCCAGAAGAAGGTCTCGGAGCAGCAGCCGTCGAGGAAGCAAGCGTCAGAGATGCTGAGGAAAGAGAAGAGTTATCAGATGAATCGGTCTGTTCTGCCAAGGATTTCTACGTTTCGAAGGAGACATGGGCTGAGTGCTTCCTGAAAAGGTTCGAGAAAGGGGCTGAGCAACACAAACAAAACAAGCCTTTCACCCCTCCATTCAAGAAGGTGAAACAACAGATAGGAACGCTGGGTGGGTGGAAACCCAGCCTCAGTTCAGTGAAAGAGTTGTCTCCATGA
- the LOC135676825 gene encoding serine decarboxylase 1-like: MVGSVGNGLMDLCDKGKVEPLPKEFDPTDIVEPVPALDLEGVGGEEGSAKNREIVLGRNVHTMCFTIKEPEVDDEVTGEREAYMASVLARYRRSLVERTKHHLGYPYNLDFDYGALAQLQHFSINNLGDPFIESNYGVHSRQFEVGVLDWFARLWELEKNEYWGYITNCGTEGNLHGILVGREVFPDGILYASKESHYSVFKAARMYRMECVKVDTLISGEIDCIDFKAKLLQNKERPAVINVNIGTTVKGAVDDLDMVIQTLEENGFKGRFYIHCDGALFGLMMPFVKRAPKVTFKKPIGSVSVSGHKFVGCPMPCGVQITRLKHINVLSSNVEYLASRDATIMGSRNGHAPIFLWYTLNRKGYRGFQKEVQKCLRNAHYLKDRLKEAGIGAMLNELSSTVVFERPKDDEFVRRWQLACEGNIAHVVVMPNVNIDKLDSFLEELFQKRSCWYQDGKMPPPCIAADIGQENCFCVLHKK, translated from the exons ATGGTGGGGAGCGTGGGGAATGGCTTGATGGATCTGTGCGACAAGGGGAAGGTGGAGCCGTTGCCCAAGGAGTTCGATCCGACGGATATCGTTGAGCCGGTGCCGGCGCTGGATTTGGAGGGAGTCGGAGGGGAGGAGGGGAGCGCGAAGAACAGGGAGATCGTGCTTGGGAGGAACGTGCACACAATGTGCTTTACCATTAAGGAGCCGGAGGTGGATGATGAGGTGACCGGGGAAAGGGAAGCTTATATGGCCAGTGTTTTGGCGAGGTACCGGAGATCACTCGTTGAGAGGACCAAGCACCATTTAG GTTATCCATACaatttggattttgattatggtGCTCTAGCTCAGCTGCAACACTTCTCCATCAACAACCTTGGTGACCCCTTTATCGAGAGTAACTATGGTGTCCATTCCAGGCAGTTTGAAGTCGGGGTGTTGGATTGGTTTGCTCGCCTCTGGGAATTGGAAAAGAATGAATACTGGGGTTATATCACGAACTGTGGTACTGAAGGGAATTTGCATGGTATTCTCGTCGG GAGGGAAGTTTTTCCAGATGGTATCTTGTATGCCTCGAAGGAATCCCACTACTCAGTTTTCAAAGCCGCACGGATGTATAGGATGGAGTGTGTGAAGGTTGACACTCTGATCTCTGGGGAAATTGATTGCATCGACTTTAAAGCTAAATTGCTTCAGAACAAGGAGAGACCGGCCGTTATCAATGTCAACATTG GAACTACTGTAAAGGGAGCAGTTGACGATCTTGATATGGTAATACAAACCCTTGAAGAAAATGGCTTTAAGGGTCGATTCTACATCCATTGCGATGGTGCCCTCTTTGGGCTCATGATGCCATTTGTTAAACGT GCACCTAAAGTGACATTTAAAAAGCCTATTGGAAGTGTGAGTGTTTCAGGTCACAAGTTTGTGGGGTGTCCTATGCCTTGTGGTGTGCAAATAACAAGATTGAAGCACATCAACGTGCTTTCAAGTAACGTAGAATATCTTGCTTCCAGGGATGCCACCATCATGGGGAGCCGAAACGGTCATGCTCCAATCTTCCTCTGGTACACCCTGAACAGAAAAGGTTATAGAGGTTTTCAGAAGGAAGTTCAGAAGTGCTTAAGAAATGCACACTATTTAAAAGACCGTCTGAAAGAAGCAGGAATTGGTGCGATGCTTAACGAGCTCAGTAGCACCGTGGTGTTTGAGAGGCCAAAAGATGATGAGTTTGTCCGGCGGTGGCAACTTGCTTGCGAGGGAAACATCGCACATGTTGTGGTTATGCCTAACGTCAACATCGATAAGCTCGATAGTTTCTTGGAGGAACTATTTCAGAAACGCTCATGCTGGTACCAGGACGGAAAGATGCCACCTCCCTGTATCGCTGCGGATATAGGCCAGGAGAATTGTTTCTGTGTTCTGCACAAGAAATAA